The bacterium genome includes the window AACACCACCGGAATCAACTCCACGAATAGCTTCAATTTCTGCACGCATTACCGGTTGCCGATATGCGATGATCGTTAACGTTTCTAATGCTGGTTTGGTTAATCTGAATTTGGTGGTAGATTGAATTAGTTTCTTGACCCACTCTGCATATCTTGGTCGAGTAGCGAGTTGATATCCATTAGCGATTTCAACCAGTTGAATTGCGCGTCCGTTTTGAGAGTATTCCAACTTCAATTCTGCAAGCGCCTGTTTAATGGTAGCCTCATCAACATCTTCAATAATCTGTTTGAATTTTCGGATAGTTAACGGTTCATCGGCAACGAATAACAAAGACTCAATAATTGGTTTAACTTCAGATATTTCGAGCATAATAATTTATTATATCCTATCTTGCAACATATACCCAAGCGCAACTCAGGTTTATTTAGCTTGACAATTATATCCTTTGAGAGAGATAATATTATATGCAACTAATGACGCGGGGTGGAGCAGTCCGGTAGCTCGTTGGGCTCATAACCCAAAGGTCGTCGGTTCAAATCCGACCCCCGCAACCAATCGTGATCTGAGGCTGAATAATAATGATTATTCAGCTTTTTTATTTTAGTAGAATAACTCGCGAAACTGCTCGCGACTTGACGAAGGGATAATTGCGATAATCGTATCCCCTGGTTTCAGTTCTGTTTCCCCTTTAGGTATAACCACCGTTCTTTCGCGAATAACCGCAATTAGAATACAGTCGTTAGGTAATTGTATTTTTTGAATCTGTTTATTAACCACAGGTGCATCTTTTGATAGTTCTATTTTAACAATTTCAACATTTCCGCCTTGTAGTGAAAGCAACGGGATTACCATACTCGAATCAACTTTCTCTTCTATCAAGGTATTAATAATTCGAGTACTATTTACCGTAACATCAATACCAAGCATTTGCATGATTTCTTCATTTTTCGGATCGTTAACCCGAGCAATAGTTTTTGGAATAAAATAAACAATTTTCGCCATCTGGCAGATAATCAGGTTATCTTCATCCGAACCGGTCACAGCAACTAAGACATCTGCCCGGTTCATCCCTGTAACTTTTAAGGTCTCGAGTTCAGCACCGTCACCGAGTATAACCGTTTCGCCTAATTCTTCGTTTAGTTTGGTATATCGAGCTGGGTCTTTTTCAACGAGGAGAACCTCATGTCCTTCTGCTAATAGGACTTTGGTTAAGTTATACCCTACCTTCCCTCCACCTACGACAATAACATACATACGATTATAACATCTTCAATCCAAACCAAATGCTATGATTTAATATTGGATTTTTGATTTTTTCCTTTTTTTATTTCTTTTTTCCGGATATTTTCGGAAATAACGTTTCTTTTAACATTTCGGTTATCATAATGGTCGGGCAAACCGTAATAATCCCAATTTCTTTAAACGCAGCCGCTCGTTTCGGGTCATAGACTCGCGCGATACTCCGATTAATGCCAAATTTCTCTTTGACAAACTGTGCTGCCATTAAATTCATATTATCTGAATTAGTTACCGCAATAAATGCATCTATTTTAGTTAATTCCGCTTCGCGAATAACCGCATCGTCAAGCCCATGGCCAACAAGGATTGTCCCTTTAAAGTTTTCATCGAGATGCTGAAACGCTTGCCGATTCTCATCTATAATCGTAACTTTATGTCCTTCAGCATCTAGCTGGGATGCTAACCGTGCCCCCACTCGACCACAACCTAAAATGACGATTCGCATACATAACCTTTCTATTTTATAAACTGCAAATTAAGTACATTCTATAATAATATACCAATCCCAATACCTATGTCCCAAATTGATGACTTCGCAATTATTTCTCTAGTTTTGGTCGGTCGATGATTACCTCGCAATGAGCGCGTCGAAGGAGAACATCCGTAGTTTTGCCCAGAACCATTTGCGCCGGGTTAACCCGAGGACGAACGCCCATAACAATCATGTCTACATCATATTCCTTAGCGGAGCGGATGATTTCTTCCGCTGCAACTCGGGCACGTTCGATTTTCCGAATCGCGGGTAATCCACGTAATTGAACAATCGCTTCAGCTCGGTCAAGCGCTTGTTTTGCTTTTTCTTCTTCTTTTGGCAACTTTGCTCCTAGCGGTAAAGTTCGTGGGACTTCAACGATATACGTTAACACAATTTCAGCGTTCTGTTCAGCGCCGAGCCGACACGCGAGTTCTACTCCTCGGTCAGAATATGAAGTTCCCTGTGTAGGGACCAGAATTCGTTTAATTGCATCAACCGACCGTATTGCTTTAGCGACATCACGAGATACCATTGGCGGCGGATGCAGCATCCACCACATTATCCCGCTCAACGATGCGGTAAAGAGCAGAGCGAGCAGCAATCCTATCCAGGAAAACGATATTTCCCCGGTAGACTGCGGGACAATCAATAATGATGAAACAAAATTAGTTGTGGTTTCGCTAGCAGTCGTTAATTGCATACATTTGATTTTAAAATTTATCTTTTTGATTCGGATGTGATTTTTAGATTATTTATTGCCCGATAAAACAGCCACATCCGGTATACCCCAGCTAGAAAAAACAATATTCCGATTAGAACACCGTACCAGGTTGGGACTTTCAACGATCGATAAATTAAAATCGGACCAAGTATCGTTAAGATAATTCCGAATGCAATTCGGAAATAATCTAGCGTTGGAATACTAATTTTCTTAGGTGACATTTTCTGATTCAATTAATGGCGCTCTTTTTCGGTCGCGTTCCGCGAGTGCATTTTTATATTGTTCTAGCAAATCGAATTCCTCTGCGGATTCGAGCACCTGTTTCTGTTGTTCTTCCCAATTACGTTTAATGCTACCAAAAATTGGAAATCCTCGTCTTTTCCGATACCAAGCATAATAGATGAAACAGCCGAATACCCATAGTGGACCAGCAATGCGTCCGATTTCATGTGTTAGGACTACCATAACCAGAACTAAAAATACACCAAATAAACCTATCACTCCAAGAATCGGGAATTCGACCACCTGATGTTTTAATTTCAATTTCAGATTTAATGGGACTTTATAGGGT containing:
- the scpB gene encoding SMC-Scp complex subunit ScpB; translated protein: MLEISEVKPIIESLLFVADEPLTIRKFKQIIEDVDEATIKQALAELKLEYSQNGRAIQLVEIANGYQLATRPRYAEWVKKLIQSTTKFRLTKPALETLTIIAYRQPVMRAEIEAIRGVDSGGVIQTLLEKKLIRVTGRKEVVGRPLLYGTTQEFLDHFGLRNLSDLPTIEEVVPESAVGPASTETGIDLFTQTQPEAERKPDEIGNSNQPEEQTNPESAS
- a CDS encoding NAD-binding protein → MYVIVVGGGKVGYNLTKVLLAEGHEVLLVEKDPARYTKLNEELGETVILGDGAELETLKVTGMNRADVLVAVTGSDEDNLIICQMAKIVYFIPKTIARVNDPKNEEIMQMLGIDVTVNSTRIINTLIEEKVDSSMVIPLLSLQGGNVEIVKIELSKDAPVVNKQIQKIQLPNDCILIAVIRERTVVIPKGETELKPGDTIIAIIPSSSREQFRELFY
- a CDS encoding TrkA family potassium uptake protein, with the translated sequence MRIVILGCGRVGARLASQLDAEGHKVTIIDENRQAFQHLDENFKGTILVGHGLDDAVIREAELTKIDAFIAVTNSDNMNLMAAQFVKEKFGINRSIARVYDPKRAAAFKEIGIITVCPTIMITEMLKETLFPKISGKKK
- a CDS encoding universal stress protein, with translation MQLTTASETTTNFVSSLLIVPQSTGEISFSWIGLLLALLFTASLSGIMWWMLHPPPMVSRDVAKAIRSVDAIKRILVPTQGTSYSDRGVELACRLGAEQNAEIVLTYIVEVPRTLPLGAKLPKEEEKAKQALDRAEAIVQLRGLPAIRKIERARVAAEEIIRSAKEYDVDMIVMGVRPRVNPAQMVLGKTTDVLLRRAHCEVIIDRPKLEK